Proteins from a single region of Psychrobacter cryohalolentis K5:
- a CDS encoding YsnF/AvaK domain-containing protein, with translation MNPNNENNYPNTNYPDFTNNTASGTQDDLTSSDLLSSDHSQKQTIISNQQESISENLPDTNNNNGGYLELLEERPVVNKERLDVGKVTVTKHFRTKTIQVPIELVEEYITVRTDYQDAESQDLLSENYDDKDILRHVEPSLDSKAVVTINGTQVEIGDAPIEIILSRQIATITKDTYVIQEIAIEKTTHTHTDSIEVELKHEELDVTEEGFLAHEQNTAHKR, from the coding sequence ATGAATCCTAATAATGAAAATAACTATCCCAATACCAACTATCCTGACTTTACCAATAATACCGCTAGTGGCACGCAAGATGATTTAACCTCATCTGACTTGTTATCATCTGATCATAGTCAGAAGCAAACAATAATAAGCAATCAACAAGAAAGTATTTCAGAAAATCTACCTGATACTAATAACAATAACGGTGGTTATCTAGAATTATTAGAAGAGCGCCCAGTAGTCAATAAAGAGCGCTTGGATGTTGGTAAAGTAACTGTCACCAAGCATTTTCGCACCAAAACTATTCAAGTACCTATTGAGCTGGTAGAAGAATATATCACGGTACGTACCGATTATCAGGATGCCGAAAGTCAGGATCTATTGTCAGAAAACTATGATGATAAAGACATCTTGCGTCATGTGGAGCCTTCATTAGATAGTAAAGCCGTTGTTACTATTAATGGCACACAAGTTGAGATTGGCGATGCGCCTATTGAGATTATTTTATCACGTCAAATCGCAACCATTACTAAGGACACTTACGTCATCCAAGAAATAGCCATTGAAAAAACCACACATACGCATACTGACAGCATCGAAGTCGAACTCAAACATGAGGAACTCGATGTTACTGAAGAAGGGTTTTTGGCACATGAGCAAAATACGGCTCATAAGAGATAA